The sequence below is a genomic window from Lolium perenne isolate Kyuss_39 chromosome 4, Kyuss_2.0, whole genome shotgun sequence.
GAGATGAGGAGGCTTCACCCTTTTTCCGTGGGCCCAACTGCTTTCGTGTCCCCTGGCCTGCCCACAAAGCACACAGCCTCTGCCTTTCCTTTTTCCATGAGCTGTAGGTTTCATCCCATGGCAAAGGCCAAAGAAAACAGACACGCTGCAGGGTGAAGCAGAGAGGGGCAGCTTCTGCGTCACACTTTGTTTTATTTTCAGAGCATTGCTTTGTGCACAAGCCTGGCTGGAATCATTCCTTGCCAAGCCAAGCATGGACCGGAACACTCTAGTATCAGCCGCAACGTCTCAAGGTTCCAGCGACAGTACAAACCGTAGTAATGGTTTTCTTTCTGACTAAAAAATATCTGATCCGAGCCAAGTGGCTCCTGTTACATCAGGAGGCAAAAGCAAATGGAGAATATGCATTCCCTTCCGAGTCACAAATCGCTCGGGGGAAGGGAAATGATGAATTCATCCATCATGGAGGGAAATCCAAAACCACACCACAAATTAGCTTCAGCTGTTAGTGACTAGTGACTACTAGCTTGTATTGGGACCAATAACTCTTTCTGTATTTTGGTTCCAAACGAAATCAAAGCCTGAAGATGGTCAGGCTCAAAACTGTGCAGAACGGCGCAAATCATCCTGTTGAGAAGCGCAGCAAAGGTATCATTAGTAATCCAGAACGGCTAATGTGCAGATGCTGAAACAGTCGTTAAAAGGAGTTCAAGATGTGCACGAGTATATATCATACCTAGAAAAATCTACAGTTAGAAGCATCTCCTTCAGTATCTGCATCACTGGAATCCTATTCTTCAGAACCACCTGTATCTGGAAACATTCCAATTGCTGGAACCTTGGGAGGAACGAGCTGGTGCGCTCTGCTACTCAAGAAAGAATGTCTGCAGTGGAAGCTATGATGAGCACAATGCCTTCCACATGGAATTCAGGGAAGCTGACACAGCATCAGCCATAAACAATGCGGCAGTGCAGGGTATGTAGAGTATACAAACCTTGGCCTGGCTCCATGGGGATGCACAATCAATAAAAATTGATATCTGTGTAGCTTCGTGGGTAAGTTGGGAACGGTAGCTCGTCCACCCCCATTAGGGAGCTGGAACGAGTGAAGCTTCCGAATTGAGCCTGGCTCGGTAGTTTAACCTCCGCCGTGAAAATGCTGTATACGGGCCTGTGGTCTGAGAATCGAGACTCGCCGCGGACATAGCATAGTTGGTTTAGACCTCTCCCGTACCATAAAATCCGATCGCACCTACAGAAAATCAAAACACAATGTTTGGTCATTAAATGGGAAACAAATGCTTGTACATCAGTAACTTATGTCTTTTAAAAAAAAAATACCATGCTGGTGTTCTTCTCTTTTCGTTTGGATGCATATCTTCGCCTGAGTATCTGTCGGAATTGTACGAGTACTTGTATGTGGGAGGGAAATATATTCTCCCTTCTTTCCAGCCTGCAAATACGCGCCCAAACCTTTGCTCTATGCGAAGCTGTTGCAAAAATATTTCCGGTAAGAAACAAGGGAAACACTTAATGTAATTGGCGTAGCTGCGCATGTTGCTCCAGGAGCTATTTGATATGTTCGGATCAAAATGGCTTACCTGATCTTTTTCCAATAACTGTTTCCAGTTGTGCATTTCAACCAAAGCCTTCACCGAGCGATAAGAAAGAGCTATCCGGTAGTTCAGATCCCCTAGCCAGATTATACGGCTGAAAGAAACAAAATATATGAGGGTCTTCCATTGTGTGCACTAGCCAGATTGTGTATAATGGAGCTGGAAGTAGTACGTACTCATGGTCCAGAATTGTCTCGGGCGACTTCTCGTTGCGTGCACTATGAGCATGCGGGAATCTGGTTTTCTTCAAAATTTCCATCACATCTGCATTTCTTCTAAGTTCATCACCATCTTTTTGACCCGACGTTAAGTGTGTGCAAACAAAACAGAAGCTTGTTTGGTGCAGAGACATACTGATTGATATCGATCCCTGAGTTGAGAAAAAAGGACATGTAAAAGAACAGGAATGAAGTGACTACTGTACACCTAGAAGGACTGAGTAAATAGCAAACAATACCTTATTTCCAAGATATCCCATCAAGCCTCTGCCAACGCACGACACCTTCAAGTTCTTCACATGATCCCTTATATCACTCCGCACCCAAACCATGAGAAAAACTCCAACCATTTGCTTGCTAGCAACTAAGCAATACCTGCTGTGTCATAGAAAATATGAGTTTCAGTTCAGAGATTCTTTTGGGGAATAGTTCAGAAATTTTTTGGGGTTACAAATGATGATTGAAGGCTGTATGCCGTTTCATATGAAACGTTAGTAATTTCAACATTCAAGTACAGAGCTGGGAACTGTGTCATCTAGCTACTTTGTCTCGCAACTAATATTAACTTACATGCAGAAAGAATTTATATTCATTTTCAAGGACACTTACTTTGGGTTAATCAACCGTCTATTATTGTCATCGGTTGATAGTGGAGCACCATATCCACATGGCATTGGTGAGAAGAATGTAGTACCAGGTGATTCCTCGTCCATATTCTCATCATCAGAGGACCCACCACATCTCATACTGGTGTCAACATCACTTGGCCTGCTCCCAAAGCTAATCCGGTCACAAACACTGAAACGTCGGTCCACTAAGGAATGAGGATCCATCATGTCAATTCTTGAACTTCGACTGAAGGACTGAAATGATCGCCGGTGGAAGAATGAGGAGTTCCTTCTTCTTGATGATCGCTCAAAGTCGACATTAAGCTCCGCAATAGGATTTGGAACCGGTGACGGGGTGTGGTAGTTGTACGCAACAGAGCCCTGGAGATCCAAATTATTTAGTGTATTCCTTACAAGAGAAACCCACTTTTTCGCCGGACCATTGTCTTCATTCAGCAGGACGTTGCCAGCATTCAAAGGAACAATTTCCTGAAACCTGGCATGATAACAACACTTGTTACATTTCATTATCtatttgcaccatttggtgatgtCTTCTATTTTGTGCATCAAACAATATCTTTTTAAGTTGATGCATCAGCATAGACTTATACCCAATAACGTAGATATCAGCAGCAGGAGAAGTATGGAGCCAGTCCTCCAGGTTCAGATGACTAGATGGTGACCTTCCTCCCACATTCCATGTACCAGCGAAGACCCTACACGCACAAATATTTGGATTGACATATCGAAGTCAGTTTTCTTCAGCAATAGTAGTCAGCAAATTGTTACCAGACACTACAGGAATAGAATGTATTTTACCTGTAGTCCTGTGTGTTTGTGATATAAGCACGATCGATTCCATTTCCTACTCGACAATCTCGATCGAAGCTCTTCCTTGGCAACCTCTCTGAGCAAACATAGAGTTAATTCAGTTATGCATAGGACACAATGTTGACTGCTCAGTTTTGCACCAACAAAAAGGAGTTGAAAGATCTGAAAATGCAGTAGTTACTGTGAGGACGCAAGCAAAATGTACCTGTTCTGCTCTTCTTGGCTTTGCATACGTCTCTCTCTGAGAAACTGGTCCTCCACTGCATCCCCACTGAAATGACCATCACAACTTTTTTTAGGACAAACACGGTAAAACAAAATCATTTTTACTGAGGTCTCAACTCTCAAGCCTGTTTTGGTTGGAtttacaaaaaaaacaaaaaaaaagtcacTAGACTACATCACACAGGAGCGGGCAGCAAGAAGTCAAACTTGTTTCAGGAAACAACAGGCAACTACTATATCCAACCAAAACACTGAATAACACAAAACGAAATATTTGCACGGAGGCAAAATGATGCAAACAACAGAAACCCATCGTCGGGTTGAGAATGAAAGAGGTGGTCTGAAGTTAACAGCAAGTACCTTCTTCAACTCCATAATCCGAATGGAAGTCCTTAGCCTTGGTTTTGATGTTGAACCACTTCCTAACAATGGTCTTGGACCAGGACAGCTTTTTCGACACCAACAAGAGCAAACACAAGATCAGAACTGGGCACAGAAAAACATATTATGAAGATAGAAGCTGCTGGTGTGTGGTCACTTACCCTGTTCTTGGTTGGAGTCTCATCTCTCATCGTCTCAGTGCTTCCTCATGCAGCTCCAGGGATTCGCCACCTCCCTCCTCAAAACCTCCAAATTCTTCTTCTCCCCTTTCTACCCCTTCAAGAACAGTAGTGTATTCCTAGTTCCTAGAGAAAAAGGGAGAACGGATTCTTCTTCTCCCGTTCCTCTTTTACCCCTTATTTGGAAGGAATATTCCGCACTATGGGCTCAAGAAGGAAGCCGGAATTCCTAAGAATTGCGAGCAGGCAGCAGCTCAAAAGTAGCAAGAATCCGCGGCAGCATCCCAAGAGAAGAGGGGAGGGGATTGATGTGAAACAAGAGGAACTAACGAAGCAGGTACTTCAATTGGGGGAAAACAGACAAGATCAAGAACGGTAGCAAAGACCGCGAGATTCAGGAACCAGGACCAGGGTTAAAGACCGCCAAAAGGGCACCAGGCGACACGGGCCTCCAAGAGAAAGCTCCGAGGAGGTGGTATTACACTCACTCACCAACCTACAGCTCGCCTGGCTTGCCCAGCTCACGACGCTCGCTCGGATCAATGCCGGTCGCGAGCGGGAGTTAATGCCCCCT
It includes:
- the LOC127293568 gene encoding type IV inositol polyphosphate 5-phosphatase 7 isoform X1; the encoded protein is MRDETPTKNRLSWSKTIVRKWFNIKTKAKDFHSDYGVEEVGMQWRTSFSERDVCKAKKSRTERLPRKSFDRDCRVGNGIDRAYITNTQDYRVFAGTWNVGGRSPSSHLNLEDWLHTSPAADIYVIGFQEIVPLNAGNVLLNEDNGPAKKWVSLVRNTLNNLDLQGSVAYNYHTPSPVPNPIAELNVDFERSSRRRNSSFFHRRSFQSFSRSSRIDMMDPHSLVDRRFSVCDRISFGSRPSDVDTSMRCGGSSDDENMDEESPGTTFFSPMPCGYGAPLSTDDNNRRLINPNRYCLVASKQMVGVFLMVWVRSDIRDHVKNLKVSCVGRGLMGYLGNKGSISISMSLHQTSFCFVCTHLTSGQKDGDELRRNADVMEILKKTRFPHAHSARNEKSPETILDHDRIIWLGDLNYRIALSYRSVKALVEMHNWKQLLEKDQLRIEQRFGRVFAGWKEGRIYFPPTYKYSYNSDRYSGEDMHPNEKRRTPAWCDRILWYGRGLNQLCYVRGESRFSDHRPVYSIFTAEVKLPSQAQFGSFTRSSSLMGVDELPFPTYPRSYTDINFY
- the LOC127293568 gene encoding type IV inositol polyphosphate 5-phosphatase 7 isoform X2, whose translation is MRDETPTKNRLSWSKTIVRKWFNIKTKAKDFHSDYGVEEVGMQWRTSFSERDVCKAKKSRTERLPRKSFDRDCRVGNGIDRAYITNTQDYRVFAGTWNVGGRSPSSHLNLEDWLHTSPAADIYVIGFQEIVPLNAGNVLLNEDNGPAKKWVSLVRNTLNNLDLQGSVAYNYHTPSPVPNPIAELNVDFERSSRRRNSSFFHRRSFQSFSRSSRIDMMDPHSLVDRRFSVCDRISFGSRPSDVDTSMRCGGSSDDENMDEESPGTTFFSPMPCGYGAPLSTDDNNRRLINPKYCLVASKQMVGVFLMVWVRSDIRDHVKNLKVSCVGRGLMGYLGNKGSISISMSLHQTSFCFVCTHLTSGQKDGDELRRNADVMEILKKTRFPHAHSARNEKSPETILDHDRIIWLGDLNYRIALSYRSVKALVEMHNWKQLLEKDQLRIEQRFGRVFAGWKEGRIYFPPTYKYSYNSDRYSGEDMHPNEKRRTPAWCDRILWYGRGLNQLCYVRGESRFSDHRPVYSIFTAEVKLPSQAQFGSFTRSSSLMGVDELPFPTYPRSYTDINFY